A portion of the Paenibacillus marchantiae genome contains these proteins:
- a CDS encoding ABC transporter permease, which translates to MGLPLLRLLFRKMWNTRWMTFSTLIGLIVAVAFTVSIPMYADGALKRVVAQTLQDNSEGLPAGSLLMSYQAPGGVKTDTRGLEEVDRYIREDVPRDIGFPFHTYVNSRSIRSTEVNPEDPTKVDASRVRSMSLGTMTGLDAQVNYSAGVKPGNQVKDDTIEAVMLEEGMYRNDLHIGDVLEYPIYSGLDITLRVKIIGSFKADDPSSPYWVQGFDGMMNGLYVDESVFNNVLLKEKGIPLQNSRWYYAFDLKEIQTSQLSGLTSVLERLDIDLYQRLKDTKVDITFGDLLKQFRSQSLQLQTMLFTLAAPMIAMVFYFIAMNARQSLQKQESDIAVLRSRGASARQIFSLYLLEGIFLGAIALVIGPFLGWFMAKSIGSASGFLSFVDRKSIPIGISKEAILLGLIAVLVAIIASLIPAVTYARATIVSAKRRQARTDRAPVWQRWFLDIALLGLAGYGYYLFYERQMLTFQTGMTTDQLQVQPFLFFVPALAIFALGLFFLRLFPWILKLIQLIGRKFLPVPLYLTLTQLSRSSSSYYPLMILLVLTLGLGVYNSAAARTIDLNSTERTLYRYGSDVIMQTVWEGTPEVKPTGSGQNGGSGGGQGGGNGGGGSGGGGNGGGGGSGGGGGTSQPTKMIYSEPPFEVFRSLNGVEHAARVLQTKGNIIVSGKSGGQGMLVGIDNVDFAQVAWFRNDLFPAHPYKYLDLLGKYEGAVLISSKFADKFKLKTGDLVSIGVQGQAIEFVVFGIIPYWPAQYPDQMPFFIANLDYIYDQVPLIPYEVWLKMEPDAKVAPLMEKLAAEGIELSSVRDVRTELVSQGKHPSRGGVFGILSLGFLVSVIISLIGYILYWFFNLSGRVVQFGVLRAMGLSRAQLSGMLLLEQVFTAGLSIILGIGIGQVSSRLFLPFLQTTDNVSAQVPPFRIVFEEKDMLQLYGVTVVMLIIGATMLLWQIRRLRVHQAVKMGEER; encoded by the coding sequence ATGGGGCTGCCATTGCTTCGACTGTTGTTCCGCAAAATGTGGAACACTCGCTGGATGACGTTCAGCACACTGATCGGACTGATTGTGGCGGTAGCGTTCACCGTTAGTATTCCGATGTATGCCGATGGTGCGCTGAAGCGGGTCGTGGCCCAGACGCTGCAGGATAACAGTGAGGGACTGCCAGCCGGCTCGTTGCTCATGAGTTACCAGGCACCTGGTGGTGTGAAGACAGATACACGTGGTCTGGAAGAGGTGGATCGATATATTCGCGAGGATGTGCCCCGTGACATTGGATTTCCTTTTCATACGTATGTGAACTCCCGTTCCATCCGCAGCACAGAGGTGAACCCGGAAGACCCAACCAAAGTGGATGCCAGCCGGGTCCGCAGCATGAGTCTGGGTACGATGACAGGCCTGGATGCACAGGTTAATTATTCTGCGGGAGTGAAGCCGGGCAACCAGGTCAAGGACGATACGATTGAAGCTGTCATGCTCGAAGAGGGCATGTATCGTAACGATCTGCATATCGGAGATGTTCTGGAATATCCGATTTACAGCGGTCTCGATATTACGTTGCGTGTGAAGATTATAGGTTCTTTCAAAGCCGATGATCCTAGCAGCCCGTACTGGGTACAGGGATTTGACGGTATGATGAACGGACTATATGTGGATGAATCGGTATTTAATAATGTTCTGTTAAAGGAAAAAGGGATACCTCTTCAGAATTCACGTTGGTATTATGCATTTGATCTGAAAGAGATTCAAACGAGCCAGCTCTCGGGATTGACCTCTGTGCTGGAAAGGCTGGATATCGACCTATATCAGCGGTTGAAGGATACGAAAGTGGACATCACCTTCGGGGATCTGCTGAAACAATTCCGCAGTCAGAGTCTGCAATTGCAGACCATGCTGTTCACACTGGCAGCACCGATGATTGCGATGGTCTTTTATTTTATTGCCATGAATGCCAGACAGTCGTTACAGAAGCAGGAGAGTGACATTGCGGTTCTGCGCAGTCGGGGAGCTTCTGCCCGGCAGATCTTCTCTCTTTATCTGCTTGAAGGTATATTCCTGGGAGCGATTGCTCTTGTCATTGGCCCGTTTCTTGGATGGTTTATGGCGAAAAGCATCGGTTCAGCGAGCGGATTTCTGTCGTTCGTGGATCGGAAATCCATTCCGATCGGAATATCAAAAGAAGCCATCCTGCTTGGCCTTATCGCCGTGTTGGTGGCAATTATAGCTTCTCTCATTCCGGCAGTAACCTATGCGCGGGCGACGATTGTATCGGCTAAGCGGCGGCAAGCACGTACAGATCGTGCGCCGGTATGGCAGCGCTGGTTCCTGGATATCGCTCTGTTGGGGCTCGCCGGATATGGATACTACTTGTTCTATGAACGGCAAATGTTGACGTTCCAGACCGGAATGACGACAGATCAGCTTCAGGTACAGCCGTTTCTGTTCTTTGTACCGGCACTCGCGATCTTTGCACTGGGACTGTTCTTCTTACGGTTGTTCCCGTGGATTTTGAAGTTGATTCAGCTGATCGGGCGCAAGTTTCTCCCGGTTCCACTGTATCTGACACTGACGCAGCTTTCGCGTTCATCATCTTCTTATTATCCTTTGATGATCCTGCTTGTATTGACACTCGGACTCGGTGTGTATAACTCGGCGGCGGCTCGTACCATTGATCTGAACTCAACCGAGCGCACGTTATATCGCTATGGTTCGGATGTTATTATGCAGACGGTATGGGAAGGCACACCTGAGGTTAAGCCAACGGGTTCCGGACAAAACGGAGGTTCAGGCGGTGGACAGGGTGGAGGAAACGGTGGCGGTGGTTCTGGAGGCGGCGGTAACGGCGGCGGAGGTGGATCAGGTGGAGGCGGTGGTACTTCACAACCGACGAAGATGATCTATTCCGAGCCACCTTTTGAAGTGTTCCGCAGCCTGAATGGTGTCGAACATGCAGCGAGAGTGCTGCAAACGAAAGGCAACATTATTGTCTCTGGCAAATCAGGTGGACAGGGAATGCTGGTGGGGATCGACAATGTGGATTTTGCCCAAGTGGCGTGGTTCCGCAACGATCTGTTCCCGGCTCATCCTTATAAGTACCTTGACTTGCTTGGAAAATATGAAGGGGCCGTATTGATCTCTTCCAAATTTGCAGACAAATTCAAGCTCAAAACCGGAGACCTCGTCTCCATTGGTGTACAGGGCCAGGCGATTGAATTTGTGGTCTTTGGCATTATACCTTACTGGCCTGCCCAGTATCCGGATCAAATGCCGTTTTTCATTGCCAATCTGGATTACATCTATGATCAGGTGCCTCTGATTCCATATGAGGTCTGGCTGAAGATGGAGCCGGATGCCAAAGTTGCTCCTTTGATGGAGAAACTTGCAGCTGAAGGCATTGAATTATCGTCTGTGCGCGATGTGCGTACAGAGCTGGTATCCCAGGGCAAACATCCGTCAAGAGGCGGGGTGTTCGGCATACTGAGTCTCGGATTCCTTGTCTCGGTGATTATTTCCCTGATCGGATACATTCTGTACTGGTTCTTCAATCTATCCGGGCGTGTAGTACAGTTCGGTGTCCTGAGGGCGATGGGATTATCCCGGGCACAATTGAGCGGTATGTTGCTGTTAGAGCAGGTGTTCACGGCGGGTCTGTCCATCATTCTTGGTATTGGCATTGGTCAGGTATCCAGCCGTCTGTTCCTGCCCTTCCTGCAAACGACAGATAATGTGTCCGCACAGGTACCTCCGTTCCGAATTGTATTTGAAGAGAAAGATATGTTGCAACTATACGGCGTGACCGTGGTCATGCTGATCATTGGAGCAACGATGCTGCTGTGGCAAATCCGCAGGCTGCGAGTTCACCAGGCAGTCAAAATGGGAGAGGAGAGGTAA
- a CDS encoding ABC transporter ATP-binding protein, giving the protein MIQCEGLVKIFKSSDVEVVALQGLNLTVNQGEMMAIIGNSGSGKSTLLNILGGLDRPTAGTAVVGDWDLLKMTDAQLVEYKRHTVGFIWQNNGRNLLPYLTALENVETPMILGGKRDRAYAMQLLEWVGLKDRMHNKLHQLSGGEQQRVAIAISLSNRPKLLLADEPTGSVDSETCDTIMGIFRKMNKELGVTIVIVTHDLTLAGKVDRIVAIRDGLTSTEFVKRNPNLDDEHGLSEAGAPDIHEAFVIIDRAGRLQVPKEYLEALSIDNRATLEFDGERIVITPPR; this is encoded by the coding sequence GTGATCCAATGCGAAGGACTTGTCAAAATTTTTAAATCCAGCGATGTGGAAGTCGTTGCCCTTCAAGGTCTCAATCTGACTGTCAATCAAGGTGAAATGATGGCCATTATCGGTAACAGTGGTAGTGGTAAATCCACATTGCTCAACATTCTGGGTGGACTTGATCGTCCAACAGCTGGTACAGCCGTTGTCGGGGATTGGGATTTGCTGAAAATGACAGATGCCCAATTGGTGGAGTACAAACGTCATACCGTAGGGTTCATTTGGCAAAATAACGGCCGTAACCTGCTGCCATACCTTACAGCACTGGAAAACGTGGAAACGCCCATGATTTTGGGAGGCAAGCGCGATCGCGCATATGCCATGCAGCTGCTGGAGTGGGTTGGACTGAAGGATCGGATGCACAACAAGCTGCATCAATTATCCGGTGGGGAGCAGCAGCGGGTAGCGATTGCCATCTCGCTATCAAATCGCCCCAAGCTGCTGCTTGCCGATGAGCCGACAGGTTCGGTGGATTCAGAGACATGTGATACCATCATGGGCATTTTTCGTAAAATGAACAAGGAACTCGGGGTCACGATTGTGATTGTTACTCATGATCTAACCCTTGCTGGTAAGGTGGACCGGATCGTGGCGATTCGGGACGGCTTGACCAGCACCGAGTTTGTGAAACGTAATCCGAATCTGGATGACGAACATGGCTTATCGGAGGCAGGAGCCCCGGATATTCATGAAGCTTTTGTCATTATCGACCGGGCGGGACGACTTCAGGTGCCCAAGGAGTATCTGGAGGCGCTGTCCATTGATAATCGTGCCACATTGGAATTTGACGGTGAACGTATTGTCATTACACCGCCAAGATAA
- a CDS encoding ABC transporter substrate-binding protein, protein MKNRFWGKRVLAVLATASLALPLLAGCTASESKDNEQRVLRVATLWGGQDDSYFRQQFTDAFELTHPNITIEVVPAVDQGSMYGYGNQEEQKDIPDTMESLKKIMTGDNPVDVIVADTATVKSLIQENMVKQLDPLMQEDKFDTTDIVPSVLEGIKDLGDQSIYALTPTFSSSALFYNKGMFEKAGVEPPTDNMTWDDIFNLGTRLTKGEGKDHVFGFSFSTYQGGSPYYTMSQYYNSLQLKIFDDKAEKMTVDSPQWEKVWSTISKLALDKVIPKGDEPQDSQDESGRYNPLQGDLFLSGKTAMVIGDYSYINQLIDANKNADKMKDFTKVDWDVVTPPVHPEAPEIGGNIYLSNLMAINSSAQNPDDAWELIKYMNSEDWAKIKARSSYEMVSRKSFIKPKDGLDYNIQAFYTLKPIPPTNTNLDKMYQKMPNLWQVSDKGMEYFNQVLANKKTPKEALGEWAAKGNEMLEKLKKNPKATFQ, encoded by the coding sequence ATGAAGAACAGGTTTTGGGGAAAACGAGTGCTGGCCGTGTTGGCTACAGCTAGTCTGGCATTGCCGCTGCTTGCGGGTTGTACAGCGAGTGAGTCCAAGGATAACGAGCAGCGTGTATTGCGTGTAGCGACGTTATGGGGTGGCCAGGATGACAGCTATTTCCGTCAGCAGTTTACCGATGCTTTTGAATTGACACATCCAAATATAACGATTGAAGTTGTACCTGCGGTAGATCAGGGCAGCATGTATGGCTATGGTAACCAGGAAGAGCAGAAGGACATTCCGGATACGATGGAAAGCTTGAAGAAGATTATGACAGGGGATAACCCGGTAGATGTCATCGTGGCGGATACGGCGACAGTCAAGTCGTTGATTCAGGAAAACATGGTGAAACAACTGGACCCACTGATGCAGGAAGACAAGTTTGATACTACGGATATTGTGCCAAGTGTTCTCGAAGGAATTAAGGATTTGGGAGATCAGAGCATCTACGCTTTGACGCCAACGTTCTCCTCTTCCGCTTTGTTCTATAACAAGGGTATGTTTGAGAAAGCAGGCGTGGAGCCTCCAACGGATAATATGACTTGGGATGATATTTTCAACCTGGGTACACGCCTTACCAAAGGTGAAGGAAAAGACCATGTATTTGGTTTCTCTTTCAGTACCTATCAAGGCGGTTCTCCATACTATACGATGTCCCAGTATTATAACTCTTTGCAGCTGAAAATTTTTGATGACAAAGCGGAAAAAATGACTGTAGATTCTCCTCAATGGGAGAAAGTATGGAGCACGATAAGCAAGCTCGCCTTAGATAAAGTCATCCCTAAAGGAGACGAACCGCAGGATAGTCAGGATGAGAGTGGACGTTATAATCCGCTTCAGGGTGATCTGTTCCTGAGTGGCAAAACAGCCATGGTGATTGGAGATTACAGCTACATTAATCAGTTGATTGATGCCAATAAAAATGCAGATAAAATGAAAGACTTTACGAAGGTAGACTGGGATGTTGTTACACCTCCAGTTCATCCGGAGGCTCCTGAAATCGGAGGCAACATTTATCTGAGCAATCTTATGGCCATTAATAGTTCAGCTCAGAACCCTGATGATGCATGGGAATTGATTAAGTATATGAACAGTGAAGACTGGGCGAAAATCAAAGCACGCAGCAGTTATGAGATGGTTTCACGGAAGAGCTTTATTAAACCGAAGGATGGCTTGGATTACAATATCCAGGCGTTCTATACACTGAAACCTATACCTCCGACCAATACGAACTTGGATAAAATGTATCAAAAAATGCCGAACCTGTGGCAAGTAAGTGACAAGGGTATGGAATACTTCAATCAAGTTCTTGCGAACAAAAAAACACCAAAAGAAGCGCTTGGTGAATGGGCAGCCAAAGGGAACGAGATGCTGGAGAAATTGAAAAAGAACCCTAAAGCCACATTTCAATAA
- the pyrE gene encoding orotate phosphoribosyltransferase has product MIELTEIPNHIASQLLKIKAVALRPQQPFTWTSGIKSPIYCDNRLTMSYPEIRNDIAEAFAAIIRDQYPDAEVIAGTATAGIPHAAWVAQKLNLPMAYIRDKAKGHGKENLIEGLITEGQKVVVIEDLISTGGSSIKAAEAVRVAGATPLAVLAIFSYQLDKGIKAFEEAGIPLQTLSNYTALMDVALAEGTIQESDFELLKSWREDPSSFGK; this is encoded by the coding sequence ATGATCGAACTTACTGAGATTCCTAACCATATTGCTTCCCAACTGTTGAAAATTAAAGCGGTGGCGCTGCGTCCGCAGCAGCCATTTACCTGGACATCCGGCATCAAATCACCAATCTATTGTGATAACCGTCTAACGATGTCTTATCCCGAGATTCGTAACGACATTGCTGAAGCCTTTGCTGCGATCATTCGTGATCAATATCCCGATGCAGAAGTCATCGCAGGTACAGCAACCGCGGGTATCCCGCATGCTGCCTGGGTGGCGCAAAAGCTGAATCTGCCGATGGCATACATTCGTGATAAAGCCAAAGGACATGGCAAAGAGAACCTGATTGAAGGACTGATCACTGAGGGGCAGAAGGTTGTTGTCATTGAAGACCTGATCTCGACAGGTGGCAGTTCAATCAAAGCCGCTGAAGCAGTACGTGTAGCCGGGGCGACTCCATTGGCTGTACTGGCGATTTTCAGCTATCAGCTCGACAAAGGCATTAAAGCTTTTGAAGAAGCGGGAATTCCGCTGCAAACCCTGTCCAATTACACAGCTCTGATGGATGTGGCTTTGGCTGAGGGTACAATCCAGGAGAGTGATTTTGAACTGCTCAAATCCTGGCGTGAAGATCCTTCTTCATTTGGTAAATAA
- the pyrF gene encoding orotidine-5'-phosphate decarboxylase — protein sequence MNHPNFNEMAGRLMVALDYPAAEQAQELVQALEGIPCYLKVGMQLFYAAGPDFIRELKSKGYSVFLDVKMHDIPNTVRGGAESITRLGVDMFNVHAAGGTSMMRAAREGAEAALAADPSLRRPEIIAVTQLTSTSQETMNAEIGIQGSVEAAVVRYAGLAHEAGLDGVVASPLEVPAIRAACGSDFHTVTPGIRPAGSGLGDQTRVLTPGEAIARGSHYIVVGRPITGAPNPREAAETILKEMLNA from the coding sequence ATGAATCACCCGAATTTCAACGAAATGGCTGGCCGTCTGATGGTGGCACTCGATTATCCCGCAGCGGAGCAGGCTCAGGAATTAGTACAAGCCTTAGAAGGCATTCCCTGTTATCTGAAGGTGGGCATGCAGCTGTTCTACGCCGCTGGCCCGGACTTCATTCGCGAGCTGAAGTCGAAGGGGTACTCGGTATTCCTTGACGTGAAGATGCATGATATTCCAAACACGGTTCGTGGGGGTGCTGAAAGCATCACCCGTCTGGGAGTGGATATGTTCAATGTGCATGCAGCTGGAGGTACAAGCATGATGCGTGCTGCCCGTGAAGGTGCTGAGGCGGCTCTAGCTGCTGATCCTTCTCTTCGCAGACCTGAGATTATTGCGGTTACCCAGCTGACCAGTACCAGCCAGGAAACGATGAATGCTGAGATCGGCATCCAGGGAAGCGTTGAGGCAGCAGTAGTCCGTTATGCAGGACTAGCCCATGAGGCAGGTCTTGATGGCGTCGTTGCTTCCCCGTTGGAAGTACCGGCGATCCGCGCAGCCTGTGGCAGTGATTTTCACACGGTCACACCAGGCATCCGCCCAGCGGGAAGTGGCCTCGGAGACCAGACTCGTGTCCTGACGCCAGGTGAAGCCATTGCCAGAGGCAGCCATTACATTGTTGTAGGCAGACCAATTACGGGCGCTCCCAATCCACGTGAAGCAGCAGAAACCATTTTGAAGGAGATGTTAAACGCATGA
- a CDS encoding ABC transporter ATP-binding protein, whose amino-acid sequence MKNLFSKIRPAKSQSGEDSAVGLTEQQEPVGQEESAYISEPQNTSIDSHDITNETSQEEVAVAAAEPEVKSKPSKKDLLPPYEGPVLEVRNVHRSFQTGSRIIHVLKGIDMEVNPQQLVMLKGRSGSGKTTLLNMLGGLDQPSSGDILFSGQPLQDWGDRRRTALRRREIGFIFQAYALMPLLSAWENVELSLRMADVPRSEWKDRVGHCLDLVGLTKRVKHRPFEMSGGEQQRVAIAKAIAHRPRLLLADEPTAELDSKMGAQVMAVFRNIIEVEQVTICMTTHDPTILEVADHVYEMADGRFIK is encoded by the coding sequence ATGAAGAATTTATTTTCCAAAATCAGACCTGCCAAGAGCCAGTCAGGCGAGGACAGTGCGGTCGGACTCACGGAGCAGCAGGAACCAGTCGGGCAGGAGGAATCGGCATACATAAGTGAACCGCAGAATACATCCATCGACTCGCACGACATAACCAATGAAACAAGCCAAGAGGAAGTTGCGGTTGCAGCAGCTGAACCTGAAGTGAAGTCCAAGCCCTCCAAGAAGGATCTGTTGCCTCCATATGAAGGACCTGTGCTGGAGGTTCGCAATGTTCATCGCAGTTTCCAGACGGGTAGCCGTATTATTCATGTGCTCAAAGGCATCGATATGGAAGTGAACCCGCAACAGCTGGTGATGTTGAAAGGGCGGTCGGGCTCAGGGAAAACGACGCTGCTCAATATGCTGGGTGGGCTGGATCAGCCATCCAGTGGAGACATTCTGTTCTCCGGCCAGCCTCTTCAAGATTGGGGAGACCGGCGGCGGACCGCTTTGCGGCGCAGAGAAATTGGTTTTATTTTTCAGGCGTATGCGCTTATGCCCTTGTTGTCTGCTTGGGAAAATGTAGAGCTGTCGCTGCGCATGGCGGACGTGCCGCGTTCGGAATGGAAGGACCGGGTAGGTCATTGTCTGGATCTGGTCGGACTAACCAAACGGGTCAAGCACCGTCCATTCGAGATGTCCGGGGGAGAGCAGCAGCGGGTGGCCATCGCCAAGGCGATAGCCCACAGACCGAGATTATTGCTCGCGGATGAGCCGACAGCTGAACTCGATTCCAAAATGGGAGCACAGGTTATGGCTGTATTTCGCAATATTATTGAAGTTGAACAAGTAACGATCTGTATGACTACACACGATCCTACGATTTTGGAGGTTGCGGACCATGTTTATGAAATGGCGGACGGCAGATTTATCAAGTAA
- a CDS encoding efflux RND transporter periplasmic adaptor subunit produces the protein MFMKWRTADLSSKGAAPKRGKRAALIVLSAIVAATMAGCSLLPAETEEEVLPPITPPTISKKPEYEVRTETLEKKVSGSGKMMSQREEKVYFTLDGMHIKELNVKPGDKVKKGQLLAVLDVESVEKEIRAKNLQIRKSEVQMKETLRKRDEMDPVEFEESTIAFEELRQELADLEDQLGKATLTAPFGGTVIAVQVEKGAAVKAYDPIATIADTSNLVVAATFAKEDLEKFSAGMKADVDINGAGKVAGKVKVMPVAQASGSGSGNGGGSGEGGTPPAKESLDQYVIVSLAKMPKGVERGTPLMVSIVTQRTENAIVIPVSALRSIGSRTYVQVVESDGSKREVDVEVGQQTSTDVEILKGLTVGQKVVGR, from the coding sequence ATGTTTATGAAATGGCGGACGGCAGATTTATCAAGTAAAGGGGCCGCTCCGAAGAGGGGGAAACGCGCAGCGCTTATTGTGCTTAGTGCGATAGTGGCTGCAACGATGGCCGGCTGCTCTTTGCTGCCGGCTGAGACAGAGGAAGAAGTACTTCCGCCAATTACACCGCCAACGATCTCCAAGAAGCCGGAATATGAAGTTCGGACAGAGACGCTGGAGAAGAAAGTAAGCGGAAGCGGCAAGATGATGAGCCAGCGGGAAGAAAAGGTGTATTTTACGCTGGACGGTATGCATATCAAAGAGTTGAATGTAAAACCAGGGGATAAAGTGAAAAAAGGTCAACTTCTCGCTGTTCTTGATGTAGAGAGCGTGGAGAAGGAAATCCGGGCCAAAAACCTGCAGATTCGCAAATCGGAAGTGCAAATGAAGGAAACGCTTCGCAAACGGGATGAGATGGACCCGGTAGAGTTCGAAGAGTCCACGATTGCCTTTGAAGAACTTCGTCAGGAACTCGCCGATCTGGAGGATCAGTTGGGTAAAGCCACTTTGACCGCTCCATTCGGTGGAACAGTCATTGCTGTGCAGGTGGAGAAGGGCGCGGCTGTCAAAGCTTATGACCCGATTGCGACCATAGCAGATACATCCAACCTGGTTGTCGCAGCTACGTTTGCCAAGGAAGATTTGGAAAAGTTCTCGGCTGGCATGAAGGCGGATGTGGACATTAATGGGGCAGGCAAAGTGGCTGGCAAAGTTAAAGTGATGCCTGTTGCCCAAGCATCGGGTAGTGGAAGTGGTAATGGCGGAGGGTCGGGGGAAGGCGGAACGCCTCCAGCGAAAGAAAGCCTGGATCAATATGTTATCGTCTCGCTGGCGAAAATGCCCAAAGGGGTTGAACGCGGTACACCTCTAATGGTATCGATTGTCACGCAGCGAACAGAGAACGCGATTGTCATTCCAGTATCCGCTCTGCGCTCCATCGGTTCAAGAACGTACGTGCAAGTGGTGGAGAGTGATGGAAGCAAGCGTGAAGTGGACGTAGAAGTTGGGCAGCAGACATCCACGGATGTGGAGATTCTGAAAGGTCTGACCGTTGGACAGAAAGTAGTGGGCCGCTAA